A window of the Streptomyces griseochromogenes genome harbors these coding sequences:
- a CDS encoding YncE family protein — translation MPASRTRHLCSVAAALVLTVAGPATVASAASGAPDLREVLFVGNNWDGTADVIKSSGDFAKVGRINVIPDKDQRMAEINADPIKWIYFMAIRNSVGEGHDQFADDMYSTPDGRSVVVSRPSFADVVSIDLASGKINWRFPVAGYRADHMAVSPDGTRVAVSASTANTVQVLDIDTGKQLGSFATGDKPHENIFTKDGKYIWNMSIGDVNTALDDPAWDWTKGDRHITVVDATTYKQVKVIDMRQRLDAFGLKDFSDAVRPAVFSPDESKLYFQVSFFNGFLEYDVAADKITRMKTLPKNPATSEDRTTWVNDSRHHGISMNPGGTKLCVAGTMDDYATVVDRATLQEGPLITASKPYWATVSGDGKDCVVSESGADQVTAIDFATGRKVTSIPVGDHPQRVRLGHVQADWTGPSGG, via the coding sequence ATGCCTGCCTCCAGAACCAGGCACCTTTGCTCCGTGGCCGCCGCCCTCGTCCTGACCGTCGCAGGCCCCGCGACCGTCGCCTCCGCCGCATCCGGTGCCCCGGATCTGCGCGAGGTGCTGTTCGTGGGCAACAACTGGGACGGCACCGCCGATGTCATCAAGTCCTCCGGCGACTTCGCGAAGGTCGGCCGGATCAACGTCATCCCGGACAAGGACCAGCGGATGGCGGAGATCAACGCGGACCCCATCAAGTGGATCTACTTCATGGCGATCCGCAACAGCGTCGGCGAGGGACACGACCAGTTCGCCGACGACATGTACTCCACCCCGGACGGCAGGTCGGTCGTGGTCTCCCGCCCGAGCTTCGCGGACGTCGTCTCGATCGACCTGGCGTCCGGGAAGATCAACTGGCGTTTCCCGGTGGCCGGTTACCGCGCGGACCACATGGCCGTCTCGCCCGACGGCACCCGGGTCGCCGTCTCCGCCTCGACCGCGAACACCGTGCAGGTGCTGGACATCGACACCGGCAAGCAGCTGGGGTCGTTCGCCACCGGCGACAAGCCGCACGAGAACATCTTCACCAAGGACGGCAAGTACATCTGGAACATGTCCATCGGTGACGTCAACACCGCCCTGGACGACCCGGCCTGGGACTGGACGAAGGGCGACCGGCACATCACGGTCGTGGACGCGACCACGTACAAGCAGGTCAAGGTCATCGATATGCGTCAGCGCCTGGACGCGTTCGGACTGAAGGACTTCTCCGACGCGGTGCGGCCCGCCGTCTTCTCCCCCGACGAGTCGAAGCTGTACTTCCAGGTGTCGTTCTTCAACGGCTTCCTGGAGTACGACGTGGCCGCCGACAAGATCACCCGGATGAAGACGCTGCCGAAGAACCCGGCGACCAGCGAGGACCGCACCACCTGGGTCAACGACTCGCGCCACCACGGTATCTCGATGAATCCCGGGGGCACCAAGCTGTGCGTCGCGGGCACCATGGACGACTACGCCACCGTGGTCGACCGGGCCACCCTCCAGGAGGGCCCGCTGATCACCGCGTCCAAGCCGTACTGGGCCACGGTCAGCGGCGACGGCAAGGACTGCGTCGTCTCCGAGAGCGGCGCCGACCAGGTCACGGCGATCGACTTCGCCACGGGCCGCAAGGTGACGTCGATCCCGGTCGGCGACCATCCGCAGCGCGTCCGGCTGGGGCATGTCCAGGCCGACTGGACGGGCCCGAGCGGCGGTTGA
- a CDS encoding TetR/AcrR family transcriptional regulator, with translation MTGRLKAPTGRYGGRTAEERKAERRRRFLDAALRLFGDSPGFRAATVAALSQAAGLSTRQFYEEFRTLEDVLAALHLEVNGWAEQAVLDALARAEGLPLAERASVLFHAYARGVTCDPRRIRIAFVEIIGVSPRLEEQRLARRARWVDLIRAEADAAVARGEAAPRDYRLAATAFIGSVNGLLHDWSAGWVDASLDEVVDELVRQLLGILRPEGWRPEAG, from the coding sequence GTGACGGGCAGGCTGAAGGCGCCGACGGGCCGCTACGGCGGCCGGACCGCCGAAGAACGGAAGGCCGAGCGGCGCCGCCGGTTCCTGGATGCCGCGCTGCGGCTGTTCGGCGACAGCCCCGGCTTCCGCGCGGCGACGGTTGCCGCACTCAGCCAGGCCGCGGGCCTGTCCACCCGCCAGTTCTACGAGGAGTTCCGCACCCTGGAGGACGTGCTCGCCGCGCTGCACCTGGAGGTCAACGGCTGGGCGGAACAGGCGGTGCTGGACGCGCTCGCGCGGGCCGAGGGGCTGCCGCTGGCCGAGCGGGCCTCCGTGCTGTTCCACGCCTACGCCCGCGGCGTCACCTGCGACCCGCGCCGTATCCGCATTGCCTTCGTCGAGATCATCGGCGTCAGCCCGCGTCTGGAGGAGCAGCGGCTGGCCCGCCGGGCCCGGTGGGTCGACCTGATCCGCGCCGAGGCCGACGCGGCCGTCGCCCGGGGCGAGGCGGCACCGCGCGACTACCGCCTCGCGGCCACGGCCTTCATCGGAAGTGTCAACGGTCTGTTGCACGACTGGAGCGCGGGGTGGGTGGACGCGAGCCTGGACGAGGTCGTCGACGAGCTCGTCCGCCAACTGCTCGGCATCCTGCGGCCGGAAGGCTGGCGTCCCGAGGCCGGCTGA
- a CDS encoding alcohol dehydrogenase: MSTYRVAQVTAPNGTFELVEREVPQPGPGQARIAVEACGVCHSDSLFVSGALPGVSFPDVPGHEIAGHIEELGQGVLERGWKVGDRVAVGWFGGSCGHCRPCRQGDFIVCPNLKVPGWAYDGGFGEKVIAPADALARIPDSLAAADAGPMACAGVTTYNGLRRSSARPGDVVAVLGLGGLGHLGVRYAVAMGFETVAIARGPEKADFAKQLGAHHYIDSTSGTPVAEALQSLGGAKAVLATAGNSEAITATVDGLTPRGELVVIGADFAPMGISPAQLLMAGRVVRGHPSGTAQDVEDTMGFSVLHNIRPITEHVPLERAGEAYEKMLAGKARFRMVLTSG; this comes from the coding sequence ATGAGTACGTATCGAGTCGCGCAGGTGACCGCCCCGAACGGCACGTTCGAGCTGGTCGAGCGAGAGGTGCCGCAGCCCGGTCCCGGCCAGGCGAGGATCGCCGTGGAGGCCTGCGGGGTCTGCCACAGCGACTCCCTCTTCGTGAGCGGCGCACTACCGGGCGTGTCGTTCCCCGACGTGCCCGGGCACGAGATCGCCGGGCACATCGAGGAACTCGGCCAGGGTGTGCTGGAACGGGGCTGGAAGGTCGGCGACCGCGTGGCCGTCGGTTGGTTCGGCGGCAGCTGTGGTCATTGCAGGCCCTGCCGGCAGGGCGACTTCATCGTCTGCCCGAACCTGAAGGTCCCGGGATGGGCGTACGACGGAGGCTTCGGTGAGAAGGTGATCGCGCCCGCCGACGCCCTGGCCCGGATCCCCGACAGCCTGGCGGCGGCCGACGCGGGACCCATGGCCTGCGCGGGCGTGACCACCTACAACGGGCTGCGGCGCAGCTCCGCCCGGCCCGGAGACGTCGTTGCGGTACTCGGCCTCGGCGGACTCGGGCACCTCGGGGTGCGGTACGCGGTCGCGATGGGCTTCGAGACCGTGGCGATCGCCCGTGGCCCGGAGAAGGCCGACTTCGCCAAGCAACTGGGTGCCCACCACTACATCGACAGCACCTCCGGCACCCCGGTCGCCGAGGCGCTGCAGTCCCTCGGCGGCGCCAAGGCCGTCCTGGCCACCGCGGGGAACTCCGAGGCCATCACGGCCACGGTGGACGGCCTGACCCCCCGCGGCGAGCTGGTGGTCATCGGAGCGGACTTCGCGCCGATGGGCATCAGTCCGGCTCAGCTGCTCATGGCCGGCCGCGTCGTGCGCGGCCACCCGTCCGGGACCGCGCAGGACGTGGAGGACACCATGGGGTTCAGCGTCCTGCACAACATCCGCCCGATAACCGAGCACGTACCGCTGGAGCGCGCGGGCGAGGCCTACGAGAAGATGCTCGCCGGAAAGGCCCGCTTCCGGATGGTGCTCACCAGCGGCTGA